In the Nitrospirota bacterium genome, one interval contains:
- a CDS encoding RNA polymerase sigma factor, with the protein MRTPAPKTSLQHPATQEPDGFDKLYRDHVDLIYRYAHRLCGETESAKDLVQETFLNAYRGLKDFRGEARVSTWLYTIASRACIRMRRKRKGEPQHELSLEDFVPTSEGEFRLQIPMEGLSPEEALQNKELRQALDQAIDKLPKKYRMALVLRDMEGLSAKEVGSIMGLNERAVKSRLHRARLFVRRELSARGITNHDDHKSGGLGS; encoded by the coding sequence ATGCGCACTCCCGCTCCAAAAACGTCGCTTCAACACCCTGCCACGCAAGAGCCTGACGGATTTGATAAGCTCTATCGAGACCATGTCGACCTCATCTATCGATATGCACACCGGTTATGCGGCGAAACGGAGTCGGCCAAGGATCTCGTGCAAGAGACCTTTCTCAATGCCTACCGGGGACTCAAAGATTTTCGCGGCGAGGCACGGGTTTCCACCTGGCTCTATACCATCGCCTCACGGGCCTGCATACGGATGCGGCGCAAGCGTAAAGGGGAGCCCCAGCACGAGCTGTCGCTTGAAGATTTCGTGCCCACATCGGAAGGGGAATTTCGCCTTCAGATCCCCATGGAAGGGCTCAGTCCGGAAGAAGCGCTGCAGAACAAAGAGCTCCGGCAGGCCCTCGACCAGGCGATCGACAAATTGCCTAAAAAATATCGGATGGCCCTCGTGCTCCGCGATATGGAGGGCCTGAGTGCCAAAGAGGTGGGATCCATCATGGGTTTGAACGAACGAGCCGTCAAATCACGATTACACCGGGCCCGCTTATTTGTGCGGCGAGAACTCAGCGCCCGCGGCATCACCAACCACGATGACCACAAGTCGGGAGGCTTGGGCTCATGA
- the aat gene encoding leucyl/phenylalanyl-tRNA--protein transferase: protein MFRLSANPSDLRFPPVDSATPEGLLAVGGDLRPERLLEAYRHGIFPWYDDDQPILWWSPDPRTVLFPPKLHISRSLKKSLRPDIFRVTFDTCFREVMTHCAGPRPQYPDGGTWITADMLDAYTRLHELGYAHSVEAWQEGHLVGGVYGVAIGGAFFAESMFTRTSDASKVALVSLILQLHAWGFSLMDCQQSSPHVIALGAEEISRREFLDHLNAALALPDRRGPWLFDCA from the coding sequence ATGTTCAGGCTCAGCGCAAACCCATCCGATCTGCGCTTTCCGCCCGTTGATTCAGCAACGCCAGAAGGACTGCTCGCTGTCGGAGGCGACCTGCGGCCGGAACGGTTGCTCGAAGCCTACCGTCACGGCATCTTTCCCTGGTACGACGACGATCAGCCGATCTTGTGGTGGTCGCCCGATCCCAGGACCGTCCTCTTTCCCCCCAAGCTCCACATCTCGCGCAGCCTCAAGAAAAGTCTCCGCCCCGACATCTTCCGCGTCACATTCGATACCTGCTTTCGCGAGGTGATGACTCACTGTGCAGGACCGAGACCGCAATATCCTGACGGGGGCACATGGATCACAGCGGACATGCTCGACGCTTACACGCGCCTACACGAACTCGGCTACGCCCATTCTGTGGAAGCCTGGCAGGAAGGACACCTGGTCGGCGGGGTCTATGGCGTCGCGATCGGTGGAGCGTTTTTCGCAGAGTCGATGTTCACACGAACCTCCGATGCATCGAAAGTGGCGCTGGTCTCACTCATCCTCCAACTGCATGCCTGGGGATTCAGCCTCATGGACTGCCAGCAATCCTCACCCCATGTAATCGCGCTCGGCGCAGAGGAAATTTCCCGCCGGGAGTTTCTTGATCACCTCAACGCAGCACTCGCACTACCAGACAGACGCGGTCCCTGGCTGTTTGACTGCGCATAG
- a CDS encoding SUMF1/EgtB/PvdO family nonheme iron enzyme: MQNSTRTITCTRRIPACLYVGSCIFVVVIILLGASLSSGSAETRGDVRSPLDAIVARSDESPMLPVPEGTFIMGTARYTDKPFSLDLQYDDTEQPQRRVWLNRYEIDRDEVSLGEYLLWLRQQQRLPPEEVGKLIDHVTTIHALSPETLARWPALYVTWSEASDFCHAHGKRLPTEAEWEKAARGDSGNLFPWGQKPPTPALAMFGQYHVHEIPIVAPVDRGEEGRSPYGLHHMAGNAAEWVEDWFGIDYYMTMPDRNPRGPANGRYKVVRGGSWKSTPVLLRTATRSGASLDQRAATIGFRCAR, translated from the coding sequence ATGCAGAACAGCACTCGCACGATCACATGCACGCGCCGCATTCCGGCTTGTCTCTACGTCGGCAGTTGCATCTTCGTCGTCGTCATCATACTCCTAGGGGCATCACTCTCATCCGGCTCTGCCGAAACGAGAGGCGATGTGCGAAGCCCTCTCGATGCAATCGTCGCACGTTCGGACGAATCTCCAATGCTGCCTGTCCCCGAGGGCACGTTCATCATGGGCACCGCCCGCTACACCGACAAACCATTCAGCTTGGATCTTCAATATGACGACACTGAGCAGCCGCAGCGACGCGTCTGGCTCAATCGGTATGAAATCGATCGAGACGAGGTGAGTCTGGGAGAATACTTACTATGGCTGAGGCAGCAACAACGCCTCCCCCCCGAGGAAGTGGGAAAACTGATCGATCACGTCACGACCATCCATGCCCTATCGCCCGAAACATTGGCACGGTGGCCGGCACTCTACGTCACCTGGTCTGAGGCCTCGGATTTCTGTCACGCGCACGGCAAGCGGCTCCCGACGGAAGCCGAGTGGGAGAAAGCCGCTCGCGGGGACAGCGGCAATCTGTTTCCTTGGGGACAAAAACCTCCCACGCCTGCGCTCGCGATGTTCGGGCAGTATCACGTGCACGAAATTCCCATCGTGGCGCCCGTTGATCGTGGGGAGGAGGGGCGAAGCCCCTATGGCCTGCACCACATGGCGGGCAATGCCGCCGAGTGGGTCGAAGACTGGTTCGGAATCGACTACTATATGACCATGCCGGACCGCAATCCGCGCGGTCCGGCCAACGGACGCTACAAGGTGGTGCGCGGAGGCTCGTGGAAAAGCACGCCCGTGTTGTTGCGAACGGCCACCAGAAGCGGGGCATCGCTGGATCAGCGCGCCGCGACCATCGGTTTCCGCTGCGCGCGATGA
- a CDS encoding zf-HC2 domain-containing protein translates to MTKKKTAAQKKRSKPSSHRHTPGQGHCVDLLRQLSAFIDDELPSDICREIRKHLGACPNCEVFIASLRQTVTLCRHRPVPPLKSSDRVSMRRAILDAAKAQ, encoded by the coding sequence ATGACTAAGAAAAAAACAGCGGCGCAAAAAAAACGATCCAAGCCATCGTCTCACCGCCATACGCCAGGCCAAGGCCATTGCGTGGATCTTCTCCGGCAGTTATCCGCCTTTATCGACGACGAACTCCCGTCCGACATTTGCCGGGAAATACGCAAACATCTGGGCGCCTGTCCGAACTGCGAAGTCTTCATCGCCTCGCTTCGGCAAACCGTCACACTCTGCCGACATCGCCCGGTCCCGCCGTTAAAGTCCAGCGACCGTGTGAGCATGCGCCGGGCGATCCTCGACGCCGCCAAGGCACAGTAA
- a CDS encoding M20/M25/M40 family metallo-hydrolase: MSINDRHLAAYITETRPGFEDLLGQMVEIPSISMDPAKAPDIRRMAEFARQVLTGLGAEAQIVETGGYPILSGGWMTGAQHPTVTIYNHMDVQPAQEPEWKQAPFAFKNENGLYHGRGATDDKGPALAALFGARYAIEQGVPINIRFLWELEEEIGSPHFAAGMKNRAAIPRPDSVVVSDTIWLAKGKPAMPYGLRGLLGARLTLRTGTKDAHSGVTGGAARNPLTELMEVAHACVDAKSGKVKIPGFYNDVIEPTKAEIKSFLASGFQVKSFKQAYGFQTLRTDDPAEIMRRIWAAPTFEVHGLTGGYHGPGVKTIVPGHGELKVSMRLVPNQTPEKAFALLKRHVAKINPNVKVEREGMLHPFKGSFDGPYVDCVKRAAKAGFGKEPAFIREGGSIGAVVTMQKAWKVPILFMGLSLPEHGYHAPNEYFDWGQASSGMKAFAHYFDELAKMGKG; this comes from the coding sequence ATGAGTATAAACGACCGACATCTCGCGGCCTATATCACGGAGACCCGCCCAGGGTTTGAAGATCTGCTTGGCCAGATGGTGGAGATTCCTTCGATCAGTATGGATCCGGCGAAAGCCCCCGACATCCGGCGCATGGCGGAATTTGCGAGGCAGGTGCTGACGGGCCTGGGGGCTGAGGCCCAGATTGTGGAGACCGGCGGTTATCCGATCCTGTCGGGAGGATGGATGACCGGCGCCCAGCATCCGACGGTCACCATCTATAACCATATGGATGTGCAGCCGGCCCAGGAGCCGGAATGGAAGCAAGCGCCCTTTGCGTTCAAGAACGAGAACGGCCTGTATCACGGCCGTGGCGCGACGGACGACAAGGGGCCAGCGCTCGCAGCCCTGTTCGGCGCACGGTACGCGATTGAGCAGGGAGTGCCGATCAATATTCGATTTCTTTGGGAGCTGGAAGAGGAAATCGGCAGTCCCCATTTCGCAGCGGGGATGAAGAACCGCGCGGCAATTCCTCGGCCGGACTCCGTCGTCGTGTCGGACACCATTTGGCTGGCCAAAGGAAAGCCCGCCATGCCCTATGGCCTGCGCGGCCTCTTGGGCGCTCGCCTCACGCTACGGACGGGAACGAAAGACGCCCATTCCGGTGTAACGGGAGGTGCGGCGCGTAATCCGCTCACGGAACTGATGGAAGTGGCCCATGCCTGCGTCGATGCCAAGAGCGGCAAGGTGAAGATTCCAGGTTTCTATAACGATGTGATTGAGCCGACCAAAGCGGAGATCAAGAGTTTCCTCGCATCAGGTTTTCAGGTGAAGAGCTTCAAGCAGGCCTACGGATTTCAGACGTTACGTACAGACGATCCCGCCGAGATCATGCGACGCATTTGGGCCGCGCCGACGTTCGAGGTGCATGGATTGACCGGCGGCTATCACGGGCCGGGAGTGAAGACGATCGTGCCGGGCCATGGTGAACTCAAAGTCAGCATGCGGCTGGTGCCGAATCAAACTCCGGAAAAGGCCTTTGCTCTGCTGAAGCGCCACGTGGCCAAGATCAATCCGAACGTGAAGGTCGAGCGGGAGGGCATGCTGCACCCGTTCAAGGGCAGCTTCGACGGGCCCTATGTCGATTGTGTGAAGCGGGCGGCGAAAGCTGGGTTCGGCAAAGAACCGGCTTTTATACGCGAAGGCGGATCGATCGGCGCCGTGGTGACGATGCAGAAGGCCTGGAAGGTGCCGATCCTGTTTATGGGCTTGAGCCTGCCCGAGCACGGCTACCATGCGCCGAACGAATACTTCGACTGGGGCCAAGCCTCCAGCGGGATGAAGGCCTTCGCGCATTATTTTGACGAGCTGGCGAAGATGGGAAAGGGATAG
- a CDS encoding multicopper oxidase domain-containing protein, whose product MTSRKIMSQAGVALLAAVLGVTQTWAEATPHQHTAAEATVVHQAAGPMMQDKMSKAVLQIEREVKTKGPFQGAGAHAMQQGVLLVAEDPDKVQVTQGARCPVTAPVRAYDVTAMNVEITVNRFGDFYPGYMYALTENVAGVREEETKNKAARESEDPTFAGGAVSNGLQGDLIQPLVIRANQGDCLRLTLRNQIADEPTNMIINGSQMLVASTGKPATGNNPDALVPTGKSGEFEWYIPIDLQEGGRAFHSHASRDQYSLGLLGSLVVEPRGSRFLSPFTAEEMKSGWEAIIDVANSSDFREFVIFYHEAGDETFRLLNRKGDMLPQRDAHTDTYRPSARLLNYRSEPHGERLEIQAHLVGFADESQGYGSYTFGDPATTVPRSYLGDPAKFRMVGGSEIVHSHHMHGGSIRWARQPGTSKLDPTLSKNGPVKFPPISDTSDRLDVQSIGPSEIYDEVIEGGSGGLQALAGEFVFHCHIPQHYVTGMWGFWRVYNTLQTPGVQTDVMKPLVELPDRKGKNKQAVNSDKLVGTTVDWYGGKKYEITKDKTDWKSNPVKVSIKDWVEYMLPPQGLPGKTEDQVKQAQAHDATVVNWKWDGALALNEPETPHKWADYVSPTPLKRPAITFDPQTGKLAFPWLRPHLGKRPPFAPNHGGAPWLEPFRVREDGTRSTEQAKPGEQGPWSLCPEHSPRKFFTIHSITLPITLKPATPKTAAIVDPIGMIYVLHEEEEEVRKNPKKQLPLVIRGNVYDCVDVIFKNEIPDDARTGWANKINLHPHFFQFDTSASDGPTIGFSYDMSLRAFTMLEDPQPDKGMPLPGNTVLTADTKAGVRSITVKNSEKFHVNTELGVGMDDPKYFEVARIKDIKGNTITFDAPLKYGHKKNDIASVEFIRERWYVDADLGTVYWHDHVFGTDTWGHGLFSAFITEPPRSTYHDPVTGKELRSGPIADIHTLEPVSAHIRGSFREVMMHIMDSNARSAELITTDNPQARMGATTVDGPPSHQFPERINKSAMTFLNGGEATTGSGYSMRVEPLSVRLANNPDPSKLFVSGIHGDPGTPLLRAYLGDPIMVRALVGSANEVHTWHVTGHWFPMERYGIMAMPRSTIHLAIGERYDPAIPAAGGPQKQAGDYMYYSGRASHFAEGSWGLFRVFDELQGDLKPLPSREQIQKSASSVCPAEAPLKTFDVSAIDQRIRFHEGTPGTMEVDLERKMVFENEQGKMYILAADRAKVTSGELKPSPLTLHVNVGDCVKINLKNEMAKERAGFHVDMMAFDPKDSFGANVGNNPGDQTIAPGQSKTYTYYAHPEYGELAALIQDWGNVVENPRNGLFGSIIVGPKGSRYRDPMTGDDITMKSSWRADVLVDRTIPGNDTRKNYRDFSLMFQDEDNIVGVSFMPYIQQVAGISAVNYRSEPAAWRIEKGCDLFQVFSCVKAGEEPVTPLLQAHLGDPVAIHVLGAFSEQVQLFTVDGHEWPHEPYMQGADQVSTMEFGGSEVINAYLTGGAGGPNKIAGDYMWKNQRPAYANAGQWGLFKVLPVGDQHILSLASQLPAGKTAERETDGGSLVRTSMGGR is encoded by the coding sequence ATGACCAGTAGAAAGATCATGAGTCAGGCAGGAGTCGCGTTGCTTGCCGCCGTCTTAGGCGTCACGCAGACATGGGCAGAAGCGACGCCGCATCAACATACGGCCGCGGAGGCGACGGTCGTCCATCAGGCTGCCGGCCCGATGATGCAGGACAAGATGTCGAAGGCTGTCCTGCAGATCGAGCGGGAGGTCAAGACCAAGGGACCGTTCCAGGGGGCCGGCGCCCACGCGATGCAGCAGGGTGTGCTGCTCGTGGCTGAGGACCCGGACAAGGTGCAAGTGACGCAGGGTGCTCGTTGTCCGGTGACCGCCCCTGTCCGTGCCTATGATGTCACGGCGATGAATGTCGAAATCACCGTCAATCGGTTCGGCGATTTCTATCCGGGGTACATGTATGCGTTGACCGAGAACGTGGCCGGGGTGCGCGAGGAAGAAACGAAGAATAAGGCGGCGCGGGAGAGTGAGGATCCGACCTTTGCCGGCGGCGCCGTTTCAAATGGCCTGCAGGGCGATCTCATTCAGCCGCTCGTGATCCGGGCGAATCAGGGCGATTGTCTGCGGTTAACCTTGCGCAATCAGATTGCGGACGAGCCGACGAACATGATCATCAACGGTTCCCAGATGCTCGTGGCGAGCACGGGGAAGCCGGCGACGGGCAATAATCCTGACGCGCTGGTTCCAACCGGTAAGAGCGGGGAATTCGAATGGTACATCCCCATCGATTTGCAGGAAGGCGGCCGCGCGTTCCATAGCCATGCGAGTCGGGATCAGTACTCCCTGGGCCTCTTGGGATCGCTCGTGGTCGAGCCTCGCGGCTCCCGTTTCCTCAGCCCGTTCACGGCGGAGGAGATGAAGAGCGGCTGGGAAGCCATCATCGATGTGGCGAACAGCTCAGACTTCCGTGAATTCGTCATTTTCTATCATGAGGCGGGCGACGAGACGTTCCGTCTCTTGAATCGAAAGGGCGACATGCTGCCGCAGCGCGATGCCCACACGGACACCTATCGTCCATCCGCGCGTTTGCTCAACTATCGTAGCGAACCACACGGTGAACGTCTGGAAATCCAGGCGCATCTGGTCGGGTTTGCCGATGAATCGCAGGGCTATGGGTCCTATACCTTCGGCGATCCGGCGACGACGGTTCCGCGATCCTATCTGGGTGATCCGGCCAAGTTCCGGATGGTCGGCGGTTCGGAAATCGTGCATTCGCACCATATGCATGGTGGATCCATCCGTTGGGCCAGACAGCCTGGCACCAGCAAACTCGATCCGACCCTGTCCAAGAATGGTCCGGTGAAGTTCCCGCCGATCAGCGACACCTCTGACCGGCTCGATGTGCAATCCATCGGTCCGTCGGAGATTTATGACGAAGTGATCGAAGGTGGATCGGGCGGCTTGCAGGCCCTGGCCGGCGAGTTCGTGTTCCATTGCCATATCCCGCAGCATTATGTGACGGGCATGTGGGGTTTCTGGCGCGTGTACAACACGCTGCAAACGCCGGGCGTGCAAACCGACGTGATGAAGCCGCTCGTCGAGTTGCCAGACCGGAAGGGCAAGAATAAGCAGGCGGTCAACTCAGACAAGTTGGTCGGCACCACGGTGGACTGGTACGGCGGGAAGAAGTACGAGATTACCAAGGACAAAACGGATTGGAAGTCCAATCCCGTGAAAGTCTCGATCAAGGATTGGGTCGAGTACATGCTGCCGCCGCAAGGATTGCCCGGCAAGACGGAAGACCAGGTCAAGCAGGCGCAGGCGCACGATGCGACGGTCGTGAACTGGAAGTGGGACGGCGCACTGGCGCTCAACGAGCCGGAGACGCCGCACAAGTGGGCGGACTATGTGTCGCCGACTCCGTTGAAGCGTCCGGCGATCACGTTCGATCCGCAGACCGGCAAACTGGCCTTCCCTTGGCTGCGTCCGCATCTCGGGAAGCGGCCTCCGTTTGCGCCGAATCACGGAGGCGCGCCTTGGTTGGAGCCCTTCCGCGTACGGGAAGATGGAACGAGAAGTACCGAACAGGCCAAGCCTGGCGAGCAGGGGCCCTGGAGCCTCTGTCCGGAACATTCTCCACGCAAGTTCTTTACGATCCATTCCATCACGCTGCCGATTACCCTCAAGCCGGCGACTCCGAAAACCGCCGCGATTGTGGACCCAATCGGTATGATCTACGTCCTGCATGAAGAAGAGGAAGAGGTTCGCAAGAATCCCAAGAAGCAGCTGCCCTTGGTGATTCGAGGCAATGTCTACGATTGCGTCGATGTCATCTTCAAGAACGAAATTCCAGACGATGCACGGACGGGATGGGCGAATAAGATCAACCTCCATCCGCATTTCTTCCAGTTCGACACGAGCGCATCGGACGGACCCACCATCGGGTTCTCGTACGACATGTCGCTGCGGGCCTTCACGATGTTGGAAGATCCGCAACCGGACAAGGGTATGCCATTGCCCGGCAATACGGTGCTGACGGCGGATACCAAAGCCGGTGTGCGCAGCATTACGGTGAAGAATTCGGAGAAGTTCCATGTCAATACCGAACTCGGCGTCGGCATGGATGACCCGAAGTATTTCGAAGTCGCGCGGATCAAGGACATCAAGGGCAATACGATCACCTTCGATGCTCCGTTGAAGTACGGACATAAGAAAAACGACATCGCCAGCGTGGAATTCATTCGTGAGCGCTGGTATGTAGACGCGGATCTCGGGACGGTGTATTGGCACGACCATGTGTTCGGTACCGATACCTGGGGCCATGGGCTGTTCTCGGCCTTCATCACCGAGCCTCCGCGCTCGACCTATCACGATCCGGTGACCGGGAAGGAACTCCGGAGCGGTCCCATCGCGGACATTCATACCCTGGAACCGGTGTCGGCCCATATCCGGGGCAGCTTCCGCGAAGTCATGATGCATATCATGGACAGCAATGCGCGATCGGCAGAACTGATCACCACCGACAATCCGCAAGCCAGGATGGGGGCGACGACCGTCGATGGGCCTCCGTCGCATCAGTTCCCTGAGCGGATCAACAAGTCCGCCATGACGTTCCTGAACGGCGGCGAAGCCACGACGGGCAGCGGCTACAGCATGCGTGTGGAGCCGTTGAGCGTGCGCCTCGCCAACAATCCGGACCCGTCGAAGTTGTTTGTGTCCGGTATTCATGGCGATCCGGGCACACCGTTGCTCCGGGCCTATCTCGGCGATCCGATTATGGTTCGTGCACTTGTCGGTTCCGCCAATGAAGTCCATACGTGGCACGTGACGGGGCACTGGTTCCCGATGGAGCGCTACGGGATCATGGCGATGCCGCGGAGCACGATTCACTTGGCGATCGGAGAGCGCTACGACCCGGCCATTCCAGCTGCGGGCGGACCGCAGAAACAAGCGGGCGACTACATGTATTACAGTGGCCGTGCCTCGCACTTTGCGGAAGGCAGTTGGGGCCTCTTCCGTGTCTTCGATGAACTGCAAGGGGATCTGAAGCCCTTGCCGAGCCGTGAGCAGATTCAAAAGTCGGCCTCGTCGGTTTGTCCGGCGGAGGCGCCCCTGAAGACGTTCGACGTGTCGGCGATCGATCAGCGTATCCGGTTCCACGAAGGAACGCCCGGTACGATGGAAGTGGACCTTGAACGCAAGATGGTCTTCGAGAACGAGCAGGGCAAGATGTACATCCTTGCTGCAGATCGTGCGAAGGTCACGTCCGGCGAATTGAAGCCGAGCCCTCTGACCTTGCATGTGAACGTCGGCGATTGCGTGAAGATCAATCTGAAGAACGAGATGGCCAAAGAACGAGCCGGGTTCCACGTCGATATGATGGCGTTCGATCCGAAAGATTCGTTCGGCGCCAATGTCGGCAACAATCCCGGCGATCAAACGATCGCGCCGGGCCAGAGCAAAACGTACACCTACTATGCACATCCGGAGTACGGTGAACTGGCGGCCCTCATCCAGGATTGGGGCAACGTGGTGGAGAATCCACGGAACGGTCTGTTCGGGTCCATCATCGTCGGTCCGAAGGGGTCGCGCTATCGTGACCCTATGACCGGCGACGACATCACGATGAAGAGCAGCTGGCGTGCCGACGTGCTGGTGGATCGGACGATCCCCGGCAACGATACTCGGAAGAACTACCGCGACTTCTCCTTGATGTTCCAGGACGAGGATAATATCGTGGGCGTCAGCTTCATGCCCTACATCCAGCAGGTGGCTGGTATCTCAGCGGTCAACTATCGCTCGGAACCGGCTGCATGGCGGATCGAAAAGGGCTGTGACCTCTTCCAGGTCTTCAGTTGTGTGAAGGCCGGTGAGGAGCCAGTGACGCCGCTGCTGCAGGCGCATCTCGGCGACCCGGTGGCGATTCACGTACTCGGCGCCTTCAGCGAGCAAGTGCAGTTGTTCACCGTGGACGGCCATGAATGGCCACATGAGCCCTACATGCAGGGTGCCGACCAGGTCAGCACCATGGAGTTCGGCGGTTCCGAGGTCATCAACGCCTATCTCACGGGCGGCGCCGGTGGACCGAATAAAATCGCCGGCGACTATATGTGGAAGAACCAGCGTCCGGCCTATGCAAATGCCGGGCAATGGGGACTCTTCAAAGTCCTTCCCGTCGGTGACCAGCACATTCTCTCACTGGCCTCACAGCTTCCTGCCGGCAAGACGGCGGAGCGTGAGACGGACGGCGGGAGTCTCGTGCGGACATCGATGGGCGGACGATAG
- a CDS encoding NAD(P)-dependent oxidoreductase — protein MMRTLQRATPAQTRIGWIGTGVMGSSMCGHLLRAGYPVTLHSRTKSKATALLDLGATWAGNPSAVAAESDLLFTMVGFPQDVRTVYFGEDGILAGAQPGTVLVDMTTTDPALSREIAERATAKGLSAIDAPVSGGDVGARNATLSIMVGGGSETVQAVMPLFELLGKKIVHQGGPGTGQQAKLCNQIVIAGTMIGVCESLLYGHQAGLDLNKMLDSIRGGAAACWTLDHLAPRILQRNFDPGFFVEHFVKDMGLALEESKRMGLALPGLTLVHQLYRTVQQLGHGRSGTHALIIALENLSNVHGNMTPT, from the coding sequence ATGATGAGAACTTTACAGAGGGCCACCCCGGCACAAACCAGAATCGGATGGATCGGCACAGGCGTGATGGGATCGTCGATGTGTGGTCATCTACTCCGAGCGGGATATCCTGTCACCCTCCACAGCCGCACAAAATCCAAAGCCACAGCGCTGCTGGACCTCGGCGCAACGTGGGCCGGGAATCCAAGCGCAGTCGCCGCTGAATCGGATCTGCTGTTCACGATGGTGGGTTTTCCCCAGGACGTGCGGACCGTCTATTTCGGCGAAGATGGAATCCTCGCCGGCGCACAACCAGGCACGGTGCTCGTCGATATGACGACGACGGACCCGGCCCTCAGCCGCGAGATCGCCGAACGTGCAACGGCCAAGGGGCTCTCAGCGATTGATGCTCCTGTATCCGGTGGCGATGTGGGCGCGCGCAACGCCACCCTCTCGATCATGGTCGGAGGCGGCAGCGAAACCGTGCAAGCCGTGATGCCGCTCTTCGAGCTATTAGGGAAAAAGATCGTACATCAGGGAGGGCCCGGCACCGGGCAACAGGCAAAGCTCTGTAACCAGATCGTGATCGCCGGCACAATGATCGGTGTCTGCGAGAGTCTGCTCTATGGCCACCAGGCGGGGCTCGATCTGAACAAGATGCTGGACTCCATCCGTGGCGGAGCCGCCGCCTGTTGGACGCTGGATCATCTCGCGCCTCGTATTCTGCAACGCAACTTCGACCCGGGATTTTTCGTGGAACATTTCGTCAAAGATATGGGCCTCGCGCTGGAGGAATCGAAACGGATGGGACTTGCCCTGCCAGGTCTCACCTTGGTACATCAGCTCTACCGGACCGTCCAACAGCTCGGGCATGGCAGGAGCGGAACCCACGCGCTCATCATCGCACTGGAAAACCTCTCCAACGTCCACGGGAATATGACGCCGACATGA
- a CDS encoding carboxypeptidase-like regulatory domain-containing protein: protein MPGSVRRFATNMMIVVTLTVGLGGMAQAGAYEETTVANGGTVTGTVKFSGELPEPTRFELRRYYDRAYCGALSDGSGYRLLREVAVGEQQGLKDVIVTIEGVVKGKPFEFQETKLEANICQFVPFVSVMRNEHPLSVVNLDSVAHDLQFYEREREHIFIMFHRPALTKAGTSDIVRLTGNRHGVTMQCGMHPYMQGHGLAVENPYYAITGMEGTFAIKDLPPGTYRIKAWHPTLGEKEQAITVTDNGAASVSFTFEAK from the coding sequence ATGCCTGGATCTGTGCGCCGATTCGCAACGAACATGATGATAGTGGTGACGCTGACGGTTGGGCTGGGCGGCATGGCGCAAGCCGGAGCCTATGAGGAAACAACCGTCGCCAATGGCGGGACGGTCACGGGGACGGTGAAATTTTCCGGTGAGCTGCCGGAGCCGACACGATTCGAGCTGCGCCGGTACTACGATCGTGCCTATTGCGGCGCCCTCTCGGATGGTTCCGGCTATCGGCTCCTTCGCGAAGTGGCCGTTGGTGAACAGCAGGGATTGAAAGATGTGATCGTCACCATCGAGGGAGTCGTAAAGGGGAAGCCCTTCGAATTTCAGGAGACAAAACTCGAAGCGAACATCTGTCAATTCGTACCCTTTGTCTCTGTCATGAGAAATGAGCATCCGCTGAGCGTGGTCAACCTGGATTCAGTTGCGCATGATCTGCAGTTTTATGAACGGGAACGGGAACACATTTTTATCATGTTTCACCGGCCGGCCCTGACCAAGGCAGGGACCAGCGACATCGTTCGGCTCACAGGGAATCGGCACGGGGTCACCATGCAATGCGGGATGCACCCCTATATGCAGGGGCATGGGCTTGCCGTGGAGAACCCCTACTATGCCATCACCGGGATGGAAGGGACCTTTGCCATCAAGGATCTTCCGCCTGGGACCTATCGCATCAAGGCCTGGCATCCGACTCTTGGCGAGAAGGAACAGGCAATCACGGTGACTGACAATGGGGCTGCGTCGGTTAGTTTTACCTTTGAGGCAAAGTAG